The Mauremys reevesii isolate NIE-2019 linkage group 1, ASM1616193v1, whole genome shotgun sequence genome segment TGATATGAAAATTAGCAATGAATTCTCCCATGACGCTCAGGCTATTAAAGTGTCCACCTGCAACAAGGAGGAGTGTTCCGCTGGAAGTTCAGAGCGAAAGAAGAAAGTCCCAGGAACTGCTGAGAGAGTCTCCttgattcctctgcagcagggggaaGCTGCATGCTTGTAGGGGTAGGGGTGGTTGAGACAagctcctgccccagagcagaaggcaatGGCTCCTCACATGGGTTAGGAGAGTCTATTACTTGTCTGGGAGAAAAATGTCCATGTTGCAGCTAAATCAGGGTCAAACACAAAGCTAGTGGGCATAGGAAGATGTgtcccagaggggagcccagagaaggGTGATGGAATCGTATAAACCACTGAGGAGGTGCATGAGGGTTACTTTGACACTGCAGCAGGAGGCAACACCATAGCATGTAGGGAGAGGAGAGTAGCGCCTGTTAGCTGTGAGCCCTTCACAGCTGAGCAGGGGATAGATCCCACCCTAGAGAGCACAGGGGTTTGTGTcctggggaaggagagaagggaACTGGGGGAGGAATAGTGGGAGAAGGTGAATGTCTCCTCACTGATCACTTGAGAGAGGATACTCAGGACAGAATGGCTGGTTCAGCATCTCTGCAGCCATGTACTGAACCCATGGCTCAGTCTTTGAGAGGAAACTGTGCAATAGAACTCCCAGAGGGGAGCAGTCCCACCGCTGACCTCTCAGGGATGGAGAGAGGGATGACAGAGAGAATCCTAATCCAGGTCTCCATTTGTCAGGACTTTGTTCTTGATGGGATTTTGAAAACGAACTCTGTCTCTTTAAGACAGGATGCAGATCCTACTGAAGAAATAGTTGTCTGTGAAAATGCCAATGACCCACCTGACAGAGGGGAGGAGGTCATTACCTGGGCTGGTAGGCAGAGTATTCCAGAGAGCTCAACAGTAACCATATTCCAGTTTGCACCCCAGGAAACTGTCACACACACCCAATGAGCAGGCCCCGATAGACTGTGAATCCATTTCCCTCTTCTGAAGGCTTCATTTAGTGACAGAATGTCTGTGGTTAAGGCAGAAAAATCAGGACTCGTGGGGTCAGTTTATCATTCTCTCTCTGACCTTCACCAAGTCAAGTCACCCTTTTCTCAGTTTACCTACCTGTGTATTGAGGATATGATCAGAGTCACTTTCCTTTGCTAGGTGTTTTGAAGACCCTTCAGTGAAAGATTCTGCACAGTAAgatgatagttactgatgagaattaTTGATTTCTGATCCTCTAGTGACAGCGCTGTGTGTCTCCAGAAAATGctcatgtctcccctcagtcatCTTTCTCCAGATCTGTCTGTCTACTATCCAACCAGGCATCCTGGCCATTTACAGGGTAGAGACATCTACACATTATCCTGAGCTTTCTTTCTAGTCAGgtatgattttaaaatataaacaaatacattGTGCAGCCAATtgctctctgactcagcacagagcccgaATGTTCTCATCTCTCTTTGGGAAGGTccattaattactgtttactcctaaagctggataaacAGCACAGAAGCACATAGATGGAAACAGAGACGTTTGCTAGAATGTCTCCCGTCTCCAGCATTTTTACATCCAGATGCGACTTGTCCCATAGAGGCCGAGTGAAGTCCACAGAGATTGCAAAGAGCTATATAATAAGCAGTTCATACACAGCGTTGGCTCTTGGCATGGGATGCTGCTGCATATGCTGGCGTCAGAGAGGTGTtggacacggctacctgagggggattcccagggaagacattTCTGCCTCAGGATTCACAGGTAACCATCCCTTCCTGAGGAGCTCACCTACTCAGTAAACCTAGTGCAACATTGGTGAATGGGATAGAAAGAGTAGCTCTATTGTGCTTTTCGCCATGCAAAACCATTAAATATCCCAGGAACCTTGCCACAGGGGATGTGTTTCATCTACTATGATGGGTCAAAATGTCACTCTTTTTTGTgtacccccacctgccccagctgaTTGTCCCCTGCCCCGAGGTGGCTACATTTCGGTGGCACAGGGGATCCTTTAGGATGAAAGGCCTTAGGAGATGTACAATATAAGCCCAAATTTGTAGGCTGTGGCCCATATTTTCCTCAGGCCCTGCTAAGACAAAAATTCCCCTTGGAATAAGAGCTGATTAAAGatctcaggagccagctgtgtgttaatGCGGAGACACTGTCACCCCCTCCTCTGgcatttcagggctctggctgttaacgtaagaacataagaatggccataatgggtcacACCACCAGTCCATCTAGCCCGTATCCTGTCGTTGgccagtggccagtgtcaggtgcccccgagggaatgaacagaacagggaatcatcaagtgatccatcccgtcgcccattcccagcttctggcaaacagagactagggacaccatccctgcccatcctggctaatagccactgatggacttatccttcatgaatttatctagttctgttttgaaccctgttatagccttggccttcacaacatcctctggcaaggagttccacaggctgattgtgcattgtgtgaagaaacacttccttttgtttgtttgaaacctgctgtctattaatttcatttggtgagcactagttcttgtgttatgagaagcagtaaacaacacttccttatctactttctctacaccagtcatgattttatagacctcagtcatatcttcCCTtgatcgtctcttttccaagctgaaaagtcccagtcttattaatctctcctcatgtagaaaccgttccatacccctaataatttttgttgcccctttttTCCAATTCGAATATATCTTGATATGGGGCAAACACATCTGCACGCTGTATTCAAGatttgggcataccatggatttatatagaggcaatgaaATATtctctgtcctattatctatccctttcttaattattcccagcattctgttcactttttcaactgctgctccacattaagtggatgttttcagagaactgtccacaataactctgagatctctttcttcagtggtaacagctaacttagtCCCCATCACTGGGATtctgctttccaatgtgcattatgttgcatttatcaacatttaatttcatctgccatttggttgcccagtcacccagttttgagagactggctcccagccccttccacgaaccccactcccctcccagcagaaaccaggcatcctggctcccagtacCTCCTCGCTCCAGCCACCTGGAACCCACTCTGGATGATTTACAGATTCTTTACATCCTTTTTATACAGCACTGTCCAAAATTGGATACAGTGCTCCAGCTGTGACCTAAGCAGAGCTGAATAGAGCAGTACGATCACTTACTGAGACTTGCACGTTATGCCTTCACTAACACAACCTAACATTGCATTTGCCTTTTCTGAAACAGCAAGAAAAATCCCCCCACCGCCCAGAGATGTAgctatatcagcctaacccccaTGTGGACAGCATAGGGTTGATGGACAAATTCTTCCATTAACCTTGCTATCACATCCCAGGGAGGTGGATGACACCCTGCCATCGGTGTAAGTAGTGTCTACAACTGCAGCGCCATGGCAGTTCCAGTGCAGCaattcaagtgtagacaagccctccagCAGGTCTcccagaaaagcatccagtctgtAGCCATGGGCAGAGGCGGCTCCCTCAGACGTGCCACTGGTCCCgtgcctacggtggagcttccgcaggcatgcctgcggcaggtccacatgagccacgggaccagcgcacccgctgcagtcatgcctgcgggaggtccggtcgtcccacggctccgttggacctcccgcaggcatgactgcagaaggtccgccggacccgcctgccaccctccagttaaaatgctgccccacgcgcgcgcttggcgcgctggggtctggagccggccctggccatggggagttggagaatccaccacttccctttgcaGTTTGTCCCAAGGGTTAATCACTCTCAGTGTGAAACCTTTGGCCCTTATTTCCAactggaatttgtctggcttcagcctTTAGCCATTGGGCCTTGCTCTGCCATTCTCCGCTAGATTACAGAGCCAGTTATTACTATTTAGGATAAATAGAggaagctccttaagtctctcagTTTCCAGCATTTTCTGCAGCTTCCAATTATTTATGTGGCTCTTTcctggaccttctccaatttttcaacattgttttataaatgtgaatctccagtCTGGACAGTCAGTTTTCACTAATGCcatgtgcagaggtaaaatccttccaCTGCTCCAACTCACCAACATCTGTTTACACGTCCAGGGGACGCatcagcccttttggccacagcctgAAACTGGGAGCTCCACAGTGACTCTTAAATCCTTTTCCGGGCCACTGTGGTCCATAATACAGTGCTCTAGTCTGAGGGCCAGGCCTGCACTGTCTGTTCTGAGAAGCTAACTTTGCATGTGACTGTATTAGaacattttgtttgcatgggTACAGCTCACCAAATGCTCCCAACCACTTGGTATGCCTGCCTTAGCCTCCTCATTGTAACCACTACGCCAGTCTTTGGGTCATCCACTATTTTATCTGGAGTGATTTTCCATttgcttccagatcattgattaaaatattgactagcatcaggcctagaactgatccctgtggaaccccactagaaacacctccATTCACTGACAAATTGGCCCTTGACATCTGCTATCTTAGATCTGTCAGTTACCCTGTTTTTAGTCCATTTAACGTGTGCTCCACTGGTATTGTAGAGTGTTCATTATTTTCCCCTACAAAATCAAATGCCTCAGAGAAATCAAAGTCTATGGCATCTGCACGGTTCCCTTGATAAGCCAAACATGCACTCTCATTAAGGGATAAATTCagatttgtttgacaagaccGATTATCCATACATCATGTTGTTGATGGGCATTAATTATAGTCCAAACTTGTTTTGAACTAATGGAATATCAGCTTCTTCAttatttccttaccttgtcaaagctTTTTTTCTCAACATTACCTTTCTTTTTTATAATTTACTTTTAACAGACACCTCTCCtgcatttctttctttttctttctttctttctttctttctttctttctttctttctttctttctttctttctttctgctgcctgAATGTGGATTTCTGGCTCACAATGAGATGTGTGATTGATTGGTCAGTTCATAATTCTGTTGTTCGACAGTTGAtgctaatggactggaaagtatttCATGTCCTAATGTgagcttctttccaaatgcagaagaAAACTATTTCTTGAACACATCTACCTTTTCTCCAACATAAACAAGTTTCCTTTCTCCCTTTAGGAATCATCCTAAACATTTTCAAGGGTTTCTTTTGTACAACATATACTTAATAACCTCCTTTTTCTGTTCCTTAGCTCCACCAATCATCGATATTTCCATGATATTTTAACATCCCTCATTAATTTTCATAACTTCCAATTTGTGTTATTTCCtatctattttcccttttccccttTTGTTATATATTACTTCCCTTGCCTAATTTCTCCTTCTATCgaataaactcttcttaaagaacttccaattttcattcacattttcctGTCTAaattttttcctcccaatcaaTTCTGCGGATAATTTGCCTCAGCTTTCTGGAATTAGCCCCTTTGAAGCACAAAGTGTTTATAGATATTACCAGTAGGGAACATTCTCTCTTTGTCCATGTCAGTGTAATACTGATTGTATTTAtcaatttttgctttttttttttaaaagaattaactttttaaaaaggttttgCTAAAAGCGGCTCGGCATTTCCAAGGCGCCCGCAGCTTTAAAGCTGGGCCTAAAGGCTGCTGGGCCGCGGCGGCTGGGGGCTGCGCGCCGGAAGGATTTAAAGGCTCTGCCAGCGCGCGCGGGCCGCTCTGGGGCGCTCAAGCGCGCTGGCGGGGGCTGGGCGGGCTGCTCTGAGCTGCTCCGCCGCGGCGCGGCGCGCCGCGGCTGGGATCTGGGCTCGCTGCGCGGCAGGCTGCCCCGCGCGCCGTCCCGGCCCGCGCGGCTGATTGGCCCGGCCGCTGCCACCCGCGGCGGCGGCAGAGCGCGCGCTCCCGCGGCCGGCGCGCATTTAAAGCCGGCCGCTGCTCCCCGCGCGGGCGGCAGGCCAAGCCGAGTCGGCCGGGCCCTGGGCCCTCTGGCTCTGCCCGGCTCTGCGCGGGCCGAAGCCGGCCCAGCCCCCGCCGTGGGGCCGGAGCCCGCACTCTCTGTCTGGGCCGCCGCTGTGCTGCAGCCCAGCGGCCTCTGCCCTCCCTGCCTCGGCTGGGCAGGCCCGGGGCTCTGCTCCGAGCCCGCTGCGGGCAGCCTTGGCGGCTGCCCCACCGCCGGCTGGGAAACTCTGGGCTCCTGCCCGCCGCGGGGTCGGCGCGCTCGCGTCGCGTCCTCCGGGGCGCCGGGCCCGGAGCCGGGCCTGGGGGGCCGCGCCCGCCAGGCCGGGCTCCCGCGGCGCCGGGCTCCCGCGCGGCTGCTGATTTAGCCTCCTGGCGCCGCGCGGCGGCCGCGGCTGGCAGCCTGCGGCGCGGGGCGCCCAGCCCTAAGGGCTCCCGGAGCGCGGGGCTGGCCCCCCCTCTGGCCTCTTGCTGCGCTCCTCTGCCAGGCTGGGGGCCCTGGCTCTGGCCCGGGCTGGGGGCCGCTGAAGGGGGCGCTCCCGCCCCGCTTGGGGCCTCGCGGCTGGAGTCTAGCCCCGCCTGGCGCCCCCGGGGCTCTGAGCGCGGGCTCGGGGGGCCTCTGTGGGCCTCCGGGCTGCCCGGCGCTGCCAGGCGCCGCTCGCTGGCGCGCTGCTGGCCGCCGGGCTGGCGGGCGGCCTTGGCCGCGGCGCGCCCCGGCCCGGCTggcggccgcggctgggatttcgCGCCTCTGGCGCGGCCAGGGCTCCCggccctgggcccccagagccCGGATCCCGGCTTCCTCTGGCTGCGCTGCCTGGGCGGCCTCTGGGCTGCCGGCCCGGGCGGGCTggctgctctgggctccccgcgctgcGCCGCCGCCCTGGGCTGCGGAGCGCCCGTCCAGGCCCGTCTGCGCCTGAGTCCCGAAAGGGGCTGGGCTCCCAAGCGGGCGGCTCCCCGCGGgcggcagcccccagcccatctGGATCTAATAAAAGCTGGGGGCTCGCTGCGcgggcagcccagcccccagcctgcccccgcgCCGCGGGGATTTAAATGGGCTGGCTCGCGGGGCGGGCGGCAAAGCCCCGCTCTGTTCCCGCCCCCTGGCTGGGCCGCGCTCTGGGCTCTGGGCCGCCGCGCGCGGGCCCAGCGGGCAGATTCCCGCGCGGCTGGGATTGAAAcggtattttttttattttttttttcaagttgatTATAGGCGGCACCTAAAATTAAAGACTTAAAATTAGGGAAAAAAAGCAGCCTATACTCGGGACAATATGGTAATTTCAATTCTTTAttatcctctcctctatcatagTCTTCCCTAAACAGTTCCTGACCTTTCAGTCTGTCCACAAAGGACAGGCTACGCCATCCTGATAACCTGTCTCAGAAACCCCTTTTATATCAGCTGTATCCTTTATGGACACTGGGTGAACAAAACTCGACGTGTGTGCAGAGTaggttattctccatcccattccttatgtaTCCCAAGATTGTGTTTCCATGGAACTGCTCTAAATGACACTGTGATCTTTTCCCTGAGGTCTGTTCTCGTTGGGATGTTTCCCCCGGCACATGTCTTGCCAAAGGTTTGCATTTTGACTACACTCCAATTCTGAGCTACTGGGTGAATGTGGAACTCCCTACAGCATGCACTTTCTAGCCTGGCTTTCATTGCAGTAAGGAACAAtaatgctgtcataaacagacagtccagggttaattcctcttttacctgtaaagggttaagaagttcacctagcctagctgacacctgaccagaggaaccactgaggggacaggatgttttcaaagagggaggagggaaatcagtctttgtctgttcagaaaagtttgtgccgGAGTAAAGGAACCAGGAATCAaccatctaacatttcttaaaagtcaTACGTGTTTAAAAAAGGAATGtattaaattatatttattttcttttgtgacttcattTTGAATAGAGGGggaatcaaattgggtttctttgtgtaactaaggtttttgcccagagggacatcTTCTGTGTTCTGAATCTGTTGTCCatgagagtagcttgcatgctaatctcatggaggtattcctttcaccctttttctttaagtaaaagtcttcttttaagaatctgattgattttttccttgttttaacatccaagggttttttggatctgggctcaccaggaattggtggcaGATGAATCAGTCTCAGTCCTGCCAcgaaaagggggataaagactggggaaatattttggggggaagacagagtttcaaACAACTCTCCCATAAATGTTTatttaaactatttggtggtggcagctattAGATCTAAGCTgataaataagcttaggggttatctcatgcaggtccccacatctgtatcctaaagttcagagtggggttGACATCTTCACTAATGCATAACCAGTATCCTCACTCATTTTTTCCTGCTGGTACCTATTAATGTTTCCCACATCACAACACATTATTGACAGCATAAAGTATGGAATTGGCATTAGTAGGGTCATTTGTTCAAAATTCATTTCTCTGAataattaaaatgtcatttttctgtgtgtgaaGAATGACCAATCTGATTCACCCATGAGAACAGTCTTCATTACTAcatgtagtgtctcatattaacattatctctccatccaggcatttgtattgtgaccatcaccctagagcctgggcacatacaggaagtcaggagaACGTacggtacatgcaggagacaccgttCTGCCTCAGAGTCTGAAActttctcccctactccatgtcagattccaacaaaaccgacttcaccaacccctccaccttcatcctgctgggcattcctggcctggaggctgcccacatctggatctccatccccttctgcaccatgtatgcCATAGccgtcttggggaacttcacaatcctgttcattgtgaagatagagccgagcctccatgggcccatgtactatttcctctgcatgctggccgtcaccgacctggtcctgtctacatccatcctgcccaaaatgctgagcatcttctggttcaattccagggagatcggtTTCAGTGTCTGCCTCTCCCAGTTGTATGTCTTTCACTCCTTCTCTTTGATAGAGTCAGGGATCTTTGTGGCCATGGCTTtcgatcgctatgtggccatttgtgatcccctgagacattccaccacaCTGACAAACCCTGTGGTGGCTAAGATCAGCCTGGCTGTGGTGCTGCGTGGCAGCATGCTCATACTACCCTACCCCTTGCTGTtgaggcagtggccatattgcaggaACAACATCATCCCTCAGCCGTATTGTGCCCACGTGGCCGTGGTGAAGTTGGCATGTGCTGACATCCGTGTCAATAGTTTCTACGGCCTCTTTGTGCTATTCTGTGTGATGGGTCTAGATGTCATTTTTATTATCGTGTCCTATACCCaaatcctcagggccatcttctgcctccccacaaaggatgctcgtctcaagacttttgggacctgtaTCTCCCACCTATGTTCCATCTTAGTCTTTTACATCCCAggtctcttcttctctctctatTACCGGTTTCACCAgaatgtgcccctgcatttccatgTTCTCATTGCCACTGTGTACCCCTTGCtgccccccatgctaaaccccatcatctatggggtgaggacTAAGCAGATCcaggacaggctgctccggctctttactCCTAAAGGGACCTAAAGTTTTATCCTGAACCTCTGACTCTCTGACCGACTCTGTGAAGAGCTTTCTGGTGACATGGTGCTGTGCCCTCTTCCCTTAATCACTTACTAGGCAGTCAGAGAGACATTAAACCCTTTCCAGATCATACTGTGCATTGTCAGCTTTGGAATCGGTCTGGGTACAACTCATTAACACATAGGGTTTCCACCTTTAATTTTTGGTAACTGAACCCCTGAGGCTCCTGCACCCGCTCTACTATTCCCTCAAGAGACTGCCTCTTGCCCCACCTATTCCCCCAAAATTCTGctcacttaagaacataagaacataagaacggccatactgggtcagacctccAGGAAATTATCcagctctcttttaaatcatgttgtagtcccagccttcacaacctcctcaggtaaggagttccacaggttgactgtgcactgtgtgaagaagaaattccttttatttgttttaaacctgctgcccattagtttcatttggtgacccttagttcttgtattatgggaacaagtaaataacttttccttattcagtttctccacaccactcatgattttatatacctcttaTCTATAATCCTCTGGACATTTTCTAATTccagaatattttttttgagatgagaagagCACAGTGTTCACAatgtgggcgtactatggatttatataagggcaataagatgttctctgtcttattctctatcccttttttaatgattcctaacatcctgtttgcttttttgactgctgctgcacactgagtggacgtgttcagagaactatccacgatgactccaagatctctttcctgattagttgtagctaaattagcccccatcatattgtatgtatagcaggggttattttttcctcccctctctccccagctgggctcactctgcagtggggctgggaaggagcttGCAGTGAGTGCAGTGAGGACCGAGCTCTGGGGCCCACAGGCCACgcagcagcagagagggaagCCAGGGAGTCCCACACAAATAGCTGAGgcttgggagcagagctgtgaggcaggCAGGTAAGTCTGTGCACCGTACAGGTTGTGAGCCCTGACCCTCACCTACCAATTCCTGAGGgcagggtgggtgagattctatagcctgcgttgtgcaggaggtcagactagattatcataacagtcccttctgaccttaaagtctatgagtctatgtgttACTGAAAGATGTTGTGAAGCTGAAAGCACACACAGCTAGCTTTTTGGGCACAACAATGAAGAGGCTACACAGTGATAGTGGCCcttcagaaaagacaatggactcAGTGTTTCATCCAGAATTTGAGTTATGACTGCTACGACTCAGTATGGCATACACGgtcatgtgaccagaccacaggaaatgaactccattttggtatgtgtatttttccacaaactgggctgggaacttaGCTTGGAACAAAGGGTACCCACCATGTGAAAGATTATAAAAATGGGGAGTGGCCTCATCACTTGTCTTCACTCCCCTCACAAGGGAACAGCTGGACATACAGGAGAAACAAGGATtaaactgggggaactgctggtctcaggctaaagggatttctaggtgGTTAATGGAAGCTTGGTgaa includes the following:
- the LOC120397734 gene encoding olfactory receptor 52M1-like produces the protein MSDSNKTDFTNPSTFILLGIPGLEAAHIWISIPFCTMYAIAVLGNFTILFIVKIEPSLHGPMYYFLCMLAVTDLVLSTSILPKMLSIFWFNSREIGFSVCLSQLYVFHSFSLIESGIFVAMAFDRYVAICDPLRHSTTLTNPVVAKISLAVVLRGSMLILPYPLLLRQWPYCRNNIIPQPYCAHVAVVKLACADIRVNSFYGLFVLFCVMGLDVIFIIVSYTQILRAIFCLPTKDARLKTFGTCISHLCSILVFYIPGLFFSLYYRFHQNVPLHFHVLIATVYPLLPPMLNPIIYGVRTKQIQDRLLRLFTPKGT